The Vigna radiata var. radiata cultivar VC1973A chromosome 6, Vradiata_ver6, whole genome shotgun sequence DNA segment GAAATGCATGgatagatatatttatttattgactaTCTATTCATACGGTGCAGGGAGATCCATTGCAAgtaaaagtaaacaaattaaCTTCAACGAAGACTCAGCTTCCATATACATACTATTCTCTTCCGTATTGTGCACCAGAGAAAATATTGGATAGCGCTGAAAATCTTGGAGAAGTGCTTCGTGGTGATCGCATTGAAAATTCTCGATATGTGGTATGTTTCATATGGCATTTTTAATTCTTGCATGGCTAATTATGTTATGGTTATCAACTTAGTTACTGGGTGACATATTTGCAGTTTAAGATGCGTGAACCACAAATGTGCAATATTGTGTGTAAGCTTAAGCTTGATGCCAAAACTGCAAAAGAGTtcaaagagaagattgatgATGAGTATCGAGTGAACATGTATGGCGTTCAATAACTTTCATATGTTTTCATTCCACATCTCTGCCACAATGTTGACATCTTGTTACCTGCCTTTTACTTGCAGGATCCTAGATAACCTTCCTCTAGTTGTTCCCATAAAACGGGTGGAACCGGACTCTACTGTATATCAACTTGGTTTCCATGTTGGACTCAAAGGGCAGTATACTGGGGTATGCTCTGCATCTTTTAGAACAATGTTTATTGTTGTGAGTGCCTTGTGTTTTCTTGTTCTTACTTTGTTGAAATACACAGAGCAAGGAAGAGAAGCATTTTATTCACAACCATTTGTCTTTTACGGTCAAGTATCATAGAGATACACTTACTGAATCTGCTAGAATTGTGGGCTTTGAGGTTAAGCCTTTCAGGTCAGTATTTTTGTGCTTGTTTTGTTTGGTTAAGTTATTCCATTTAGCAGTCGTGGTTTGTATGCAATATTGATTTTACGAATGTTTCTGTGCAGTGTTAAACATGAATATGAAGGGAAGTGGGATGAACAGGCCACCCGTTTGACAACCTGTGACCCTCATGCTAAACACACAGTTGTGAATTCGAACACTCCTCAAGAGGTCGAAGAGAACAAGGAAATTATCTTCACTTATGATGTTGAATTCCAGGTGAggttattttgatttgaatagTACATGTATACTTTCTTTGGTACTCAATGATGATGGGTATTGGTGGATTAAGGCAAATAgttcaaaatattcttttatgaaTTATGTCCTAGTAGATATTGTTCATCGCTCGTTAATGGGCAGTTTGTCTAGTTTAATatagcttttcttttttcttttttcttctcgtagcttaatttcttcattttttcttctaaccAAGGGAAGTCATCACTCCCTCTATTCTCATCTTTTGTCATCTTCTTTGACCCGCTTTTACCTTTTTCCTGCATTTAGGAGAGTGATGTGAAGTGGGCTTCAAGATGGGATGCCTATTTGCTGATGAGTGATGACCAAATTCACTGGTTCTCAATTGTGAATTCATTGATGATTGTTCTCTTTCTCTCGGGTATGGTAGCAATGATAATGCTTCGTACACTTTACCGTGATATTTCAAAGTACAATGAATTAGAAACCCAAGAAGAAGCACAGGAAGAGACTGGTTGGAAGCTTGTCCACGGTGATGTTTTTAGGCCACCAAACAATCCAGATTTGCTATGTGTTTATGTTGGGACTGGTGTTCAGTTTTTTGGAATGATACTAGTAACGATGATGTTTGCTGTCCTGGGGTTCCTTTCTCCTTCAAACCGAGGTGGGCTAATGACGGTCATGCTCTTGCTTTGGGTTTTCATGGGAATTTTCGCTGGTTATGCCTCGGCTCGCTTATATAAAATGTTCAAAGGAGCAGAGTGGAAGAAAATTGCCCTCAAAACTGCAATCATGTTCCCTGGAATCGTTTCTGCCATTTTCTTTGTGTTAAATGCTCTGATATGGGGACAAAAATCGTCTGGAGCAGTGCCATTTGGAACAATGTTTGCCCTGATCTTTTTATGGTTTGGGATCTCGGTTCCACTTGTTTTTGTTGGTGCCTATGTTGGGTTTAGGAAGCCTGCGACTGAAAGTCCTGTGAAGACAAACAAAATCCCAAGGCAAATCCCTGAGCAGGCATGGTACATGAATCCGGTCTTCTCAATTCTGATCGGAGGAATACTTCCATTTGGAGCTGTTttcattgagcttttcttcatcCTCACTTCAATATGGTTGAATCAGTTCTACTACATCTTCGGCttcctcttcttggtctttgTCATCCTCATTGTCACTTGTGCTGAAATAACAATTGTGCTCTGCTACTTCCAGTTGTGCAGTGAGGATTACTTGTGGTGGTGGCGGTCTTACCTTACATCTGGCTCATCTGCTCTTTATCTATTTCTTTATGCAACATTCTACTTCTTCACCAAGCTTGAAATCACAAAGTTGGTATCTGGGTTATTGTACTTCGGTTACATGCTTATAGCTTCCTATGCCTTCTTTGTTGTAACTGGATCCATCGGATTTTACGCATGCTTTTGGTTCACAAGGCTCATCTATTCCTCGGTCAAGATTGATTAGTTATAGCAATCAGTGGGTTGGATTAATCTACTATACTTCTTGAAGGACGAAGACCATTTGTGTAAGGATTTTCAAATTCAAGTACTGATGTCATGTTCAGAATCAGATGTAACCTATTCTATACAGTTTTGAATTGTGACAACACCGTTATTCTTTTGTTTCAATATCTTTTACTTGCCAGAGTTGTCGAAGTGTAGATTTTAAGGTGTACGCTGCAGTCTTAACTTGGCGTTTTCTGTGTTACTTTCGGAGAATTACAAGTTGGCTCCTTgtcatatgattttttattattagcggtgtaataaaaatgatatcCCAACAACGTAGTTCGGACTTATGAGCCTCTGCTGAATTGAACCACTTTTGTCTTGTTATTACGCACACCTATTTCTTTTACGCACACATATATATGTCCATATatgaattgatatttttttcacatttgaTAAATGATTGAAGGTTGCCTATTTTAGATGTTTGTTCTATTCGAAAATTTGGCAGGCAATAGGTGCTACCATTGTATTCATTGTCTGATGGCACCACAAGTTATATACGTTTGATGTCTTGCTTTCATACTTCCCTTAGCAAGCAATATAATAGGTCGGTCGTTCACAAGTACAGCAGGATTGAAGAAAAGTTTATGCATTTCAAAGCAACTATTTGAGTGTCACGGAATTTGCTTAGCTTGCGTTCTACGCATCAAAGGAGAAAATAGAAAGTAAATCAACTTCTAAACAACTCCAGTGTCAAAGTAGTTGCTTAATGTTACCAAAAGAAATGCTTAGGCAGCGAATAAAGTACAAAGCAAGGTAATAAAGTTCACCGTTATCTTTAATTATACATCATCTGTTAAATTCTCAGAAAAAGGTACAGGATAAAAAATGGAACTAACCTTTAAGATTTGCccatgttttttcatttttaagctTCTATACTTGATATATTAAGTTTGCTCTGCATTTAACtcaattgttaaaaattaatggATCTGAAAACCCAAATCACGAATCTCTGACAGCACTAACAAACGTGTTAGAACCAAATGAAACATATCACGAATTCAATGTTATATTTgacaattttaaagataaaaaaaataaaagtatgtactaaatatttgaatttaagacGGAAGCACGAACAAAATTCTCTCTtacaggtgcaagaaattaAGAATTTATTAGTAATATATGTATGAAGTAGAAGGAGTGTGGTCCATTCTACATTCCCCGATACAAAGATAGTTGATATGAAATGAAAAGTATTTGTGAAAAGTGGTAGTGCAAAGAAAGATGTAAACTATTTGCGAGGGTGAGTATCCTGAGGTTGTGCAACTCCAGCAGAAACCTTAGCCACATCCCTAGCATTAGCTTCGGGCTTCTTCTTTGCATATAAGATAGTATACCCAATTGCAGCCGTAATAGCCAAACCAGTTACAGCCATTGTTGTGTAGCTGTAAGGAAGTGATTTCCTCTGATGAAGCACTTCAGTGGCACCATGACCTGGGGGTCTCTTTGAGGCCTCTGCTTGTGCTTTTTCTCTATCCATTTTCCTCTTCCTATCTTCCTCCACCACTACCTCTTCTCTATATATCATTACCTCTTCACCCATCTAACACTCCAACTTTGATGTCTCAAAATAAACCTTAAATGTTCTCAAGCCACGTAACACCCCAACTTTCATGTCTTCCCAACACGTAGCCACTACGTGTCCTTGAAATCGCCTCTGGAGTTCACCAGATTTACCATGCATGCTGCTTCACGCACACATCATGCTACCACTTTTCAATTcccaaattattatttatacacTCAATTCTAACTTGTCCGTAAGTAGTAATGTGCTTGACatcaaccatatatatatatatatatatatatatatatatatatatatatatatatatacatatagtttctaaacacaacacaaattttataataaaagattaggatttaaaaaaaaaaaaaaagcattgagAATTAAACAGAAGGTGGTATAATTCATGAAACTAGCAGGTTAAATCGAGTTGAAGTTTTGAATCTGGTTTAGTTCATCACTTTAGGTCAAGTTGAAGTTTTCAATGTGTCATCGCTTCGTCTAATTCATGAAACTAGCAGGTTAAAGACGGACTGGACGGGATGatccattaatttttttaaaattaaaaaataatttaaaatataaattgtcatttaacttttttaatatttattacgGTTTATTCAATGAAAGAAATTAACGTGACATTATTTGAAAGATAACTAGTGTCAatgatgtatttatttatattctaaaatttttgGACTAAtccaattttataattttataatttatctatcatttatttatgtgatatttttatttgtctttaagTTCAACAACTACCTTGCTGAAAAAATTTCCAGCCATCTCTTTGTCGGCGTTAATGACATCCAAAACCTAAAAAAAGTAATCGTATTTTCCACTTTGCAGTTCAAAAAACCTTATAAAGGAATTGAATTCAAGTTTCATGTTTTGCATATGCACATTACATAAGATAGAAGTTGATCTAGTGAcgaatttttaacaaatattttggtatacaaaaattttcttttataaatgtatACCAATTTAAGTGGACCAAATAcataaagtttaataaaattaaaaaatattttatttatatattaatttttctttgaataaaaaaaattgagaaggCCAAAGCCCTTCATACGTAAAGAAGCTAACTAGAAAATTGGTTGTGCAAACGAAAGTACTTGATTCTGATGGTATGAAGAAAAAGTTGATGGGAGTTTTATCCTCTACAATGAGGTACATCATAGATAAACAATTAACAATAACGAAAACAAGGTTCTGTGAATGGGATTCGAGTCTAACCAAAGATTTTTTCAACGACTCATGCGTTTCTCCACCGAATGTGTTGTAAGAGGGGTTGATGAATTCAAGCTTATATTTAGATGAGAAGTTCACTAGAATAGAATGTTATAGAGGTCTAAGAAATGTAGAAATAGGAAGAAATAGTTGATATTTTTtcgataaaaaaattacaaaatataaaattataaattgtaagattataaattagaaaaaaaactttaattagtaatttgatatacatatttttttttatttgattatttaaaatataaaaattcaattgagtaaaaataaaaaatatttgttggatCTTCTcatgttctattatttatattaatacaaAGTCTATATAATAGGGAGATGAAAGGTCTAAAGACTCTTTGGGACAACTAAGTACAATAAATAGAGATAACTTACACACCACTTCTTATTTTAGTCCTTTCGACTTCACTAATCATTGTTCCAACACTTTTCATCTTGGAGCATACAAATAGTATGTAGTAAGTTTGaaacaaatacattaaatttGAAAGTATCCTTAAGGATTTGGTCAACATATATGCAAGTTGGTtatttgatccaacaaactcaTAACGAGTGATCCTTCCTGCACCTCCCTAACCTCATCCTGCATTtcccaaatttattttaataccaACTGTACCCCTATCTCCCTAAGACTATTTCTGTCAGGCTTTATGCGGTTTTCTAAAAACTTAAATTCCTCTTCCACATCTCACAGCAAACCCTACACTCTCTTCCGCATCTCACGCAAACCCTACAACCCTTTAAtatttcttccttctccttttcgtCGTCTTCCCTTCTTCTCTAATTTTTACAATTGAAAGAGTTGCATTCCTCCTCGTTGGTTGTTTGC contains these protein-coding regions:
- the LOC106763730 gene encoding uncharacterized protein LOC106763730; amino-acid sequence: MGEEVMIYREEVVVEEDRKRKMDREKAQAEASKRPPGHGATEVLHQRKSLPYSYTTMAVTGLAITAAIGYTILYAKKKPEANARDVAKVSAGVAQPQDTHPRK
- the LOC106765032 gene encoding transmembrane 9 superfamily member 8, which gives rise to MAFWRSLTFSAILLPLFIHGALCFYLPGVAPQDFQKGDPLQVKVNKLTSTKTQLPYTYYSLPYCAPEKILDSAENLGEVLRGDRIENSRYVFKMREPQMCNIVCKLKLDAKTAKEFKEKIDDEYRVNMILDNLPLVVPIKRVEPDSTVYQLGFHVGLKGQYTGSKEEKHFIHNHLSFTVKYHRDTLTESARIVGFEVKPFSVKHEYEGKWDEQATRLTTCDPHAKHTVVNSNTPQEVEENKEIIFTYDVEFQESDVKWASRWDAYLLMSDDQIHWFSIVNSLMIVLFLSGMVAMIMLRTLYRDISKYNELETQEEAQEETGWKLVHGDVFRPPNNPDLLCVYVGTGVQFFGMILVTMMFAVLGFLSPSNRGGLMTVMLLLWVFMGIFAGYASARLYKMFKGAEWKKIALKTAIMFPGIVSAIFFVLNALIWGQKSSGAVPFGTMFALIFLWFGISVPLVFVGAYVGFRKPATESPVKTNKIPRQIPEQAWYMNPVFSILIGGILPFGAVFIELFFILTSIWLNQFYYIFGFLFLVFVILIVTCAEITIVLCYFQLCSEDYLWWWRSYLTSGSSALYLFLYATFYFFTKLEITKLVSGLLYFGYMLIASYAFFVVTGSIGFYACFWFTRLIYSSVKID